A stretch of Myroides oncorhynchi DNA encodes these proteins:
- a CDS encoding OsmC family protein yields MYKHLFKAALNWVATDKLKNSNKKMYAKSHTVKIEGKDILSISAAKAFKGDPTLLNPEDLLLSALTSCHMMSYLYVCQQHDIEVLAYEDNSEATLVLNTDGSGRITKVVLNPIVYIKDESQKELALQLHTQANKLCFIANSCNFEIEHHAQCYN; encoded by the coding sequence ATGTACAAACATCTTTTTAAAGCTGCCCTAAATTGGGTTGCTACTGACAAGTTAAAAAATTCAAACAAAAAGATGTATGCCAAAAGCCATACCGTCAAAATAGAGGGAAAAGATATTTTATCTATTTCAGCAGCCAAAGCCTTTAAAGGAGATCCTACATTGCTAAATCCTGAAGATTTATTGCTAAGTGCCCTTACATCATGCCACATGATGTCGTATTTATACGTATGCCAACAACACGATATAGAGGTGCTTGCTTATGAAGATAATTCTGAGGCTACATTAGTACTAAATACTGATGGCAGTGGACGTATAACCAAAGTAGTTTTAAATCCGATAGTATACATCAAAGATGAATCACAAAAAGAGTTAGCACTACAACTACATACCCAAGCCAACAAACTTTGCTTTATTGCTAATTCTTGCAATTTTGAAATAGAACATCATGCCCAATGCTATAACTAA
- a CDS encoding aconitate hydratase, which produces MAFDIEMIKKVYDKMPDHVAKAREIVGRPLTLSEKILYTHLWDGTPSQSFERGKDYVDFAPDRVACQDATAQMALLQFMHAGKEKVAVPTTVHCDHLIQAKVGASADLKVAETQSSEVFNFLSSVSNKYGIGFWKPGAGIIHQIVLENYAFPGGLMIGTDSHTVNAGGLGMLAIGVGGADAVDVMSGMAWELKFPKLIGVKLTGKLNGWTAPKDVILKVADILTVKGGTGAIVEYFGEGATSMSCTGKGTICNMGAEIGATTSTFGYDDSMRRYLAATGRQDVVDAADNVAEHLTGDAEVYATPEKYFDQVIEINLSELEPHINGPFTPDRGTPVSKMRAEAEANRWPLKVEWGLIGSCTNSSYEDMSRAASIVEQAVAHGITPKAEFGINPGSEQIRYTIERDGIIETFEKMGTKVFTNACGPCIGQWDREGADKQEKNTIVHSFNRNFSKRADGNPNTHAFVTSPEMVAALAIAGDLGFNPITDTLINDNGEEVKLLPPTGDELPIKGFDVEDPGYQAPAADGASIAVEVSPTSSRLQLLEPFTAWDGKNITGAKLLIKAFGKCTTDHISMAGPWLRFRGHLDNISDNMLIGAENAFNHLTNNVKNQLTGEYGPVPAVQRAYKAAGVPTIVVGDQNYGEGSSREHAAMEPRHLGVMAVLVKSFARIHETNLKKQGMLALTFANEADYDKIQEDDTINFLDLTDFAPGKQLSLEFIHADGSKDIIKANHTYNASQVEWFKAGSALNLIAAGK; this is translated from the coding sequence ATGGCTTTTGATATTGAAATGATAAAAAAAGTGTACGATAAAATGCCTGACCACGTAGCGAAAGCTCGTGAGATAGTTGGTCGTCCATTAACACTTTCAGAGAAGATTTTATATACTCATTTATGGGATGGAACACCATCACAATCATTTGAAAGAGGTAAAGACTACGTTGATTTTGCACCAGACCGTGTAGCATGTCAAGATGCAACAGCACAGATGGCATTACTACAGTTTATGCATGCTGGAAAAGAGAAAGTAGCTGTACCTACTACAGTACACTGTGATCACTTGATTCAAGCAAAAGTAGGTGCGTCTGCAGATTTGAAAGTAGCAGAGACACAATCATCTGAGGTGTTTAATTTCTTATCGTCAGTTTCTAATAAATATGGTATTGGATTCTGGAAACCAGGAGCAGGTATTATCCACCAAATCGTTTTGGAGAACTATGCTTTCCCTGGAGGATTAATGATCGGTACTGACTCACATACTGTGAATGCAGGAGGATTGGGTATGCTAGCTATCGGTGTAGGTGGAGCAGATGCTGTAGATGTTATGTCTGGTATGGCTTGGGAGCTAAAGTTTCCTAAACTAATTGGGGTGAAGTTAACAGGTAAATTAAACGGTTGGACTGCACCGAAAGATGTGATTCTTAAAGTAGCTGATATCCTTACTGTAAAAGGAGGAACAGGTGCTATAGTGGAGTATTTCGGAGAAGGAGCTACTTCTATGTCATGTACTGGTAAAGGTACTATCTGTAACATGGGAGCAGAGATAGGAGCGACTACTTCTACTTTCGGATATGATGATTCAATGAGAAGATATTTGGCTGCTACAGGTCGTCAAGATGTAGTGGATGCAGCTGATAACGTAGCAGAACACTTAACAGGTGATGCTGAAGTATATGCTACACCAGAGAAATACTTTGATCAGGTAATAGAGATTAACTTGTCAGAATTAGAACCACATATTAATGGACCATTTACGCCAGATAGAGGTACTCCTGTTTCAAAAATGAGAGCAGAGGCTGAAGCGAATAGATGGCCATTAAAAGTAGAGTGGGGATTAATCGGATCTTGTACTAACTCTTCTTACGAAGATATGTCAAGAGCTGCGTCTATTGTAGAGCAAGCAGTTGCTCACGGTATTACGCCTAAAGCAGAGTTCGGTATTAACCCTGGTTCTGAACAAATCCGTTATACGATAGAAAGAGATGGTATTATCGAGACGTTCGAGAAGATGGGAACTAAGGTGTTTACTAACGCTTGTGGACCATGTATCGGACAGTGGGATCGTGAGGGAGCTGATAAACAAGAGAAGAACACTATAGTTCACTCGTTTAACCGTAACTTCTCTAAGCGTGCTGATGGTAACCCTAATACGCATGCTTTCGTAACATCACCTGAGATGGTAGCTGCGTTAGCGATTGCAGGTGATTTAGGATTTAACCCAATCACGGATACCCTAATCAATGACAATGGGGAAGAAGTGAAACTACTTCCACCAACAGGAGATGAATTACCAATAAAGGGATTTGATGTTGAGGATCCAGGATATCAAGCACCAGCAGCTGATGGAGCTAGTATAGCAGTAGAAGTTTCACCTACATCAAGTCGTCTTCAGTTGTTAGAGCCTTTTACAGCTTGGGATGGAAAGAATATTACAGGAGCTAAATTGTTAATTAAGGCATTTGGTAAGTGTACGACTGACCATATTTCTATGGCTGGACCTTGGTTGCGTTTCCGTGGTCACTTAGATAATATTTCTGACAATATGTTAATTGGTGCGGAGAATGCTTTCAATCATTTAACGAACAATGTGAAGAATCAATTGACAGGGGAGTATGGACCAGTACCTGCAGTGCAGAGAGCTTATAAAGCAGCTGGTGTGCCAACTATCGTAGTGGGTGACCAGAATTATGGAGAAGGATCTTCTCGTGAGCACGCTGCTATGGAACCTCGTCACTTAGGAGTAATGGCTGTGTTAGTAAAATCGTTTGCACGTATCCATGAAACTAACTTGAAGAAACAAGGAATGTTAGCGTTGACATTTGCTAATGAGGCGGATTATGATAAGATTCAAGAAGATGATACAATCAACTTCTTAGACTTAACTGATTTTGCTCCAGGTAAACAATTGTCTTTAGAGTTTATACACGCTGATGGATCTAAAGATATTATTAAAGCGAATCACACCTATAATGCAAGTCAAGTAGAGTGGTTTAAAGCTGGTTCTGCATTAAACTTAATTGCAGCTGGTAAGTAA
- a CDS encoding solute carrier family 23 protein: MNQIEEKKIVLAVDEKPKLGQWILLSIQHLFAMFGATVLVPTLTGMNPAIALISSGIGTLVFIFITRGKVPSYLGSSFAFINPIIAMKALEADPTSGMPVGSFLVGSFLVGVVYSLVALLIAKAGTGWLMKLLPPIVVGPVIMVIGLGLASTAVGMVTNNPQGEYDLTYVMIGLVTLTITIIAAIFTRGFLSVIPVLVGIVGGYCFSAIMGVVHFEKVVEANWFEVPNFMVPFVHYEPSVSWYVILLMLPVAIVPIAEHIGHQLVLSKVIDKDLIKNPGLDKSMLGDGVATMLASLIGGPPNTTYGENIGVLAITRAFSIYVFIGAACFAIIFGFCGKIATLLSTIPSPVMGGVSILLFGIIASSGLRMLVENNIDFKVKRNLIISSVILIIGIGGAAIHIGELFSLEGMALASIIGIVLNVVLPGRKDIDFDDMF; the protein is encoded by the coding sequence ATGAATCAGATAGAAGAAAAAAAGATTGTCTTAGCAGTTGATGAAAAACCAAAGTTAGGACAGTGGATATTATTGAGCATACAGCATCTGTTTGCTATGTTTGGAGCGACTGTTTTAGTGCCTACTTTAACAGGTATGAATCCTGCGATAGCGCTTATCTCAAGTGGTATAGGTACACTAGTGTTTATCTTTATAACACGTGGTAAAGTACCCTCATATTTAGGTTCTTCATTTGCCTTTATTAATCCCATTATTGCAATGAAGGCTTTAGAAGCAGATCCCACTTCGGGTATGCCTGTTGGGAGTTTCTTAGTTGGAAGTTTCTTGGTAGGAGTAGTGTATTCATTAGTAGCGTTATTGATTGCAAAAGCTGGTACAGGTTGGCTGATGAAGTTATTACCTCCTATTGTAGTAGGGCCAGTGATTATGGTTATCGGACTAGGACTTGCAAGTACAGCAGTAGGGATGGTTACTAATAATCCACAAGGCGAATATGACTTAACATATGTGATGATTGGGTTAGTTACGCTAACGATTACTATTATTGCAGCGATATTTACAAGAGGTTTTTTAAGTGTAATACCTGTATTAGTTGGTATAGTAGGAGGATATTGTTTCTCTGCAATTATGGGTGTAGTTCACTTTGAAAAAGTAGTTGAAGCGAACTGGTTTGAAGTACCTAATTTTATGGTTCCCTTCGTTCATTATGAACCGTCTGTTTCTTGGTATGTTATTCTATTGATGTTACCAGTAGCTATTGTTCCTATTGCAGAGCATATAGGGCATCAGTTAGTATTGAGTAAGGTTATAGATAAAGACTTGATTAAAAATCCAGGATTAGACAAAAGTATGTTGGGAGATGGAGTAGCGACTATGCTTGCTTCGTTAATCGGTGGACCTCCTAATACTACCTATGGAGAGAATATAGGGGTATTAGCGATTACGCGTGCTTTTAGTATTTACGTATTTATTGGAGCAGCGTGCTTTGCTATCATATTCGGTTTTTGTGGAAAGATAGCAACCTTATTAAGTACTATTCCCTCACCTGTAATGGGCGGAGTATCTATCTTGTTATTTGGTATCATAGCATCAAGTGGATTGAGAATGCTAGTAGAGAATAATATTGATTTTAAAGTAAAGCGAAATCTTATTATATCATCTGTTATCTTAATTATTGGTATCGGTGGAGCAGCTATCCACATTGGAGAACTGTTCTCTTTAGAAGGGATGGCATTGGCTTCTATTATTGGAATAGTATTAAATGTGGTGTTGCCAGGAAGAAAAGATATTGACTTTGATGATATGTTTTAG
- a CDS encoding TlpA family protein disulfide reductase: MSEKSKSKKGWLSNLIFIVILGVVLFTPVGTGIKVWLNRLLAMSPTLEKVSEQKKVNYESWQLVDEKGEIFDFDKVKGKVVVINFWATWCPPCIAEKPSFQELYNDYKNKVVFLFVTTDSPDKVKTFKEKNNSTLPIYYQKSAAPAVLFSESIPASYVIDKKGNIVVRKFRAADWNSSKFRVSLDELLK, from the coding sequence ATGAGTGAAAAAAGCAAAAGTAAAAAGGGGTGGCTATCAAATCTTATTTTTATAGTTATACTCGGAGTAGTTTTGTTTACGCCTGTGGGGACAGGTATTAAGGTATGGCTTAATCGATTATTAGCGATGAGTCCCACTTTAGAAAAAGTAAGCGAGCAGAAAAAGGTTAATTATGAGTCATGGCAGTTAGTCGATGAAAAAGGAGAGATCTTTGATTTTGATAAAGTCAAAGGAAAGGTTGTCGTTATTAATTTTTGGGCAACATGGTGTCCTCCTTGTATCGCTGAGAAACCAAGCTTTCAGGAATTATATAATGATTATAAGAACAAAGTTGTCTTCTTATTTGTTACAACTGATTCACCTGATAAAGTAAAAACGTTTAAAGAAAAGAATAATTCGACTTTGCCTATCTACTATCAGAAGAGTGCAGCTCCGGCAGTATTATTCTCTGAGTCTATACCGGCCTCTTATGTCATAGATAAAAAAGGTAATATTGTCGTTCGCAAGTTCCGTGCAGCAGACTGGAATAGCTCTAAGTTTAGAGTATCACTAGATGAACTATTGAAGTAA
- a CDS encoding glyceraldehyde-3-phosphate dehydrogenase: MKNTSLYEKELAFQADRRKACVEFIKIISDLWYDKSIELLMFRNQLIDRSVSDIINLHEYAAKFVGKPINIFDSVEIAEAIQRADLPPSRIDIGRLTYEYHLEDNKYSNALEFVVAKLKDAKETEELVPKDVVLYGFGRIGRLLARELMNKIGKGQQMRLRAIVTRDKNDAVLLEKRASLLKYDSVHGDFEGSVIADPENNALIINGTTVHMISAGTPEEIDYTQYDIDNALIIDNTGAFTTEEALRRHLSSVGASKVLLTAPGKGVPNIVHGVNHTEYDPSQVDIWSAASCTTNAITPILKVMEDNFGVVKGHLETIHAYTNDQNLVDNMHKKYRRGRAAALNMVITETGAGSAVAKALPSLAGKLTSNAIRVPVPNGSLVVLNLEVSKETSVEELNEVMRNAALNGDLVEQIKYSINNELVSSDIVGTSAPSIFDSKATIVSADGKNVVMYVWYDNEYGYSHQVIRLAKYVAQVRRYTYY, encoded by the coding sequence ATGAAAAATACTAGTCTTTACGAAAAAGAATTAGCTTTTCAAGCAGATCGCAGAAAAGCTTGCGTCGAGTTCATTAAGATCATTAGTGACCTATGGTACGACAAGTCTATAGAGCTATTAATGTTCCGTAATCAACTTATTGACCGCAGCGTTAGCGATATTATTAACTTACATGAATATGCAGCTAAATTTGTTGGAAAACCAATCAACATTTTTGATTCTGTAGAAATAGCTGAGGCGATTCAAAGAGCTGACTTACCACCTTCTAGAATCGACATCGGTCGTCTAACTTACGAATATCACTTAGAAGACAACAAATACAGCAATGCATTAGAATTTGTTGTAGCTAAACTAAAAGATGCTAAAGAAACAGAAGAGCTAGTTCCTAAGGATGTAGTACTTTACGGTTTTGGTCGTATCGGTCGTTTATTAGCTCGTGAGTTAATGAACAAAATCGGTAAAGGACAACAAATGCGTTTAAGAGCAATTGTAACTCGTGATAAAAACGATGCAGTTCTTTTAGAAAAACGTGCTTCTTTACTAAAATATGATTCAGTACATGGAGACTTTGAAGGTTCAGTTATCGCTGATCCAGAGAATAACGCTTTAATCATCAATGGTACTACTGTACACATGATTTCTGCTGGTACTCCAGAAGAAATAGACTATACACAATATGATATTGATAATGCTTTAATTATTGATAATACAGGTGCATTTACAACAGAAGAAGCACTTAGACGTCACTTGTCTTCAGTAGGTGCTTCTAAAGTATTATTAACTGCTCCAGGTAAAGGTGTTCCAAATATCGTACACGGTGTTAACCATACTGAGTATGATCCAAGCCAAGTGGATATATGGTCTGCAGCATCTTGTACTACAAATGCTATCACACCAATCCTTAAGGTTATGGAAGATAACTTCGGTGTAGTAAAGGGACACTTAGAGACTATCCACGCTTATACAAATGACCAAAACTTAGTAGATAACATGCATAAGAAATACCGTCGTGGTAGAGCTGCTGCATTAAACATGGTTATTACTGAGACAGGTGCAGGAAGTGCTGTAGCCAAAGCTTTACCATCATTAGCTGGTAAATTAACATCTAACGCTATCCGTGTACCAGTACCTAATGGATCATTAGTAGTATTAAACTTAGAAGTAAGCAAAGAGACTTCAGTTGAAGAGTTAAATGAGGTTATGCGTAATGCTGCTCTTAATGGAGACTTAGTAGAGCAAATCAAATACTCTATCAACAACGAATTAGTATCATCTGATATCGTAGGTACTTCTGCTCCATCTATCTTTGATAGCAAAGCTACTATCGTATCTGCTGATGGTAAAAATGTAGTAATGTATGTATGGTATGATAATGAGTATGGTTATAGCCACCAAGTTATCCGCCTAGCTAAGTATGTTGCTCAAGTAAGACGTTATACTTACTATTAG
- a CDS encoding S1C family serine protease produces the protein MKKILSVFLICLLSGSMTLAGYKYFFENQSIIDNIAANDATLRLSNPNNSPILNGAIDFTQAAENTVNTVVHVKNLSYVSARSSSIMELFYGYKQEPRPQIGTGSGVIITEDGYIVTNNHVIANSSQLEVTLSNNETYKAKLIGTDKEMDIALLKIEPKEKLQYMVFGDSDDIQLGEWVLAVGNPYNLTSTVTAGIISAKARNLSQTGIQSFIQTDAAINPGNSGGALVNTRGELIGINTMISSNTGAYVGYAFAVPSNVTRKIVEDLLEYGNVQNASLGVSGYELTPQMNSQLRVKDNQYGFLVEEIISNSGAANADIRKGDIITKINNKDIKTFVDLRSIINTKRPGDKVEIEYIRNNKALATTVTLGKSEARKIELRGIELQELDASDKEEWNISYGLKITKLMDSDYDKYKEELLGSILLSINDIKITNVNQVKNILSQVNQKQKIKITLVNKNGEYLRLLI, from the coding sequence ATGAAAAAGATTTTAAGTGTTTTTTTAATTTGTTTATTAAGCGGAAGTATGACATTGGCTGGTTATAAATACTTTTTTGAAAACCAATCAATTATAGATAATATTGCAGCAAATGATGCTACTTTAAGACTGTCTAATCCAAATAATTCTCCTATTCTTAATGGAGCTATTGACTTTACCCAAGCAGCTGAAAATACGGTTAACACCGTAGTCCATGTTAAAAACCTCAGCTATGTATCAGCTAGATCTAGTTCTATTATGGAATTATTCTATGGTTATAAACAAGAACCTAGACCACAGATAGGTACTGGGTCTGGTGTGATTATTACTGAAGATGGATACATCGTTACTAATAATCATGTGATCGCTAACTCTTCTCAGTTAGAGGTAACTTTATCAAATAACGAGACTTATAAAGCAAAGCTTATCGGTACAGATAAAGAAATGGATATCGCACTGTTAAAAATAGAACCAAAAGAAAAACTACAATACATGGTATTCGGGGATTCTGATGATATCCAGCTAGGTGAATGGGTTCTCGCTGTAGGAAACCCTTATAACTTAACATCTACTGTAACTGCAGGAATTATATCTGCTAAAGCACGTAATCTCTCACAAACGGGTATTCAATCGTTTATACAAACTGATGCGGCGATAAACCCAGGTAACAGTGGTGGTGCACTAGTAAATACAAGGGGTGAACTTATTGGTATTAATACAATGATTTCTTCTAATACAGGGGCGTATGTAGGTTACGCCTTTGCTGTACCATCTAATGTTACACGCAAAATAGTAGAGGATCTATTAGAATATGGTAATGTCCAAAATGCTTCATTGGGCGTATCAGGATATGAATTAACACCACAAATGAATTCACAATTAAGGGTAAAAGATAACCAATATGGCTTCTTAGTAGAAGAGATTATCTCAAACTCTGGTGCAGCTAATGCCGATATCAGAAAAGGTGACATTATCACAAAAATCAACAATAAGGACATCAAAACCTTTGTGGATTTGCGTTCTATCATTAACACTAAACGCCCTGGTGATAAAGTCGAAATAGAATATATACGAAATAACAAAGCATTAGCAACAACTGTAACTTTAGGGAAAAGTGAAGCTCGTAAAATAGAGTTAAGAGGAATCGAACTTCAAGAACTAGATGCTTCTGATAAAGAGGAATGGAATATCAGTTATGGCCTTAAAATAACTAAACTAATGGACAGTGATTATGACAAGTATAAGGAGGAATTATTAGGTAGTATTCTCCTCTCAATCAATGATATTAAAATAACAAATGTGAATCAAGTGAAAAATATACTAAGTCAGGTTAATCAAAAACAAAAAATAAAGATCACTTTAGTGAATAAAAATGGGGAATATTTACGTTTACTAATATAA
- the dapF gene encoding diaminopimelate epimerase: protein MLRFYKYQGTGNDFVMIDNRTDFFPKQDKELVAHLCHRRFGVGGDGLILLEEADGYDFRMGYYNADGSESTMCGNGGRCLVAFAKQLKIIEDKCRFIAIDGEHLATVNLDETISLQMIDVSDIRIENKFSFLNTGSPHHVQVVRELSRYDVYNRGRDIRESALYSPGGTNVNFVEQEGPNHFRIRTFERGVEDETLSCGTGATAVAISMYAQGRCDDKHIKIDVEGGNLTVSFDTEDGQKFKNVLLSGPAKLVFEGTIEI, encoded by the coding sequence ATGTTGAGATTTTATAAATACCAAGGAACAGGTAATGACTTTGTGATGATAGATAACCGTACAGATTTTTTTCCAAAGCAGGATAAAGAACTGGTAGCACATTTATGCCATAGACGTTTTGGTGTAGGTGGTGATGGATTGATTTTATTAGAAGAGGCAGATGGATATGACTTTAGAATGGGATACTATAATGCTGATGGTAGTGAGAGCACGATGTGTGGAAATGGTGGGAGATGTCTTGTTGCGTTTGCTAAGCAATTAAAAATAATTGAAGATAAATGTCGTTTTATAGCTATAGATGGTGAGCACTTAGCAACAGTTAATTTGGATGAGACAATAAGTTTACAAATGATAGATGTATCTGATATTAGAATTGAGAACAAATTTAGCTTTTTAAATACTGGATCGCCACACCATGTACAAGTGGTAAGGGAGTTAAGCAGATATGATGTCTATAATAGAGGACGTGATATAAGAGAAAGTGCCTTATATAGTCCAGGAGGAACGAATGTCAACTTCGTAGAGCAAGAGGGGCCTAATCACTTTAGAATACGCACATTCGAGCGTGGGGTAGAAGATGAGACCTTATCATGTGGTACAGGTGCTACTGCTGTAGCTATCTCTATGTATGCTCAAGGTAGATGTGATGATAAGCATATCAAGATAGATGTAGAGGGTGGAAATCTGACAGTTAGCTTTGATACTGAGGATGGTCAGAAGTTTAAGAATGTATTATTAAGTGGGCCTGCCAAATTAGTTTTTGAAGGAACAATAGAAATTTAA
- a CDS encoding GNAT family N-acetyltransferase — protein MLHIRGNTIFLRALEPEDLEFIYQIENNVDLWKVSNTITPYSRFLIRQYLENAHLDIYEVKQLRLVICNIDTEEVLGLIDLFEFDPKNNRAGVGIVIQSPDDRGKGTGSEALELVINYSREVLGLHQLYANISVDNQSSLKLFEKNGFTLVGIKKDWERVGNVYIDEALYQLLF, from the coding sequence ATGTTACATATTCGTGGGAATACTATATTTTTACGTGCTTTAGAGCCTGAAGATTTAGAGTTCATCTATCAGATAGAAAACAATGTTGATTTATGGAAGGTGAGTAATACAATCACTCCATATAGTCGATTCTTGATTCGTCAGTATCTAGAGAATGCACATCTCGATATCTATGAAGTTAAACAATTGCGGTTAGTGATTTGCAACATAGATACTGAAGAAGTATTGGGGTTAATAGATTTGTTTGAATTTGACCCTAAGAATAATAGAGCAGGAGTCGGTATTGTTATCCAGTCTCCTGATGATAGAGGAAAAGGAACGGGGTCAGAAGCGTTAGAATTAGTGATTAATTACAGTAGAGAAGTATTAGGGTTGCATCAACTTTATGCGAACATATCCGTAGATAATCAATCTAGTTTAAAGCTATTCGAAAAGAATGGTTTTACATTAGTGGGAATAAAGAAAGACTGGGAGAGAGTAGGTAATGTCTATATAGACGAAGCATTATATCAATTATTATTTTAA
- the mltG gene encoding endolytic transglycosylase MltG produces MKLKNILVILVVLGGFGLLGYLYVWYEKAFGPNLQNWNEEQYVYIKQEDNFLTVLKLLEPHLKDKAGFEEIAEQRSYPSNVVSGRFKLKNGMNSYDLIQALKSNIPVKLTFNNIERIEDFAGKLGSMFETDSIGFLDTFYEPSFLQEHGFTKENVFVFFLPQTYEFYWNANPLKMRNMMEKEYIKFWNGEREEKAKALGLTPIQVSILASIVQKETAKSDEKARVAGVYLNRIKLGMPLQADPTVVFAKKLYTNDFKQIIKRVYLKDTQIPSPYNTYQNVGLPPGPIFMSDQSSIDAVLNAEQHEYVYFCASVDKLGYHEFAITLAQHNANSKKYSAWLNQAGIN; encoded by the coding sequence ATGAAGTTAAAGAACATTTTAGTTATTCTAGTTGTACTTGGGGGATTTGGACTATTAGGGTATTTATACGTATGGTATGAAAAAGCATTTGGTCCTAATCTACAAAACTGGAATGAGGAACAATATGTTTATATCAAACAAGAAGATAACTTTCTAACAGTATTGAAATTATTAGAACCTCACTTAAAAGATAAAGCGGGTTTTGAAGAAATAGCAGAGCAACGCAGTTATCCATCTAATGTGGTAAGTGGTCGTTTTAAACTTAAGAATGGGATGAATAGCTATGATCTTATTCAGGCATTAAAGAGCAATATTCCTGTCAAATTAACTTTTAACAACATTGAACGCATTGAAGACTTTGCTGGAAAGTTAGGATCTATGTTTGAGACGGATAGTATAGGTTTTCTTGATACATTCTATGAACCTAGTTTCTTACAAGAGCACGGGTTCACAAAAGAGAATGTATTCGTGTTTTTCTTACCGCAGACATATGAATTCTATTGGAATGCAAATCCTCTTAAGATGCGTAATATGATGGAGAAAGAATATATTAAGTTTTGGAATGGTGAGCGTGAGGAGAAGGCTAAAGCTTTAGGATTAACCCCTATACAAGTATCTATCTTGGCATCTATCGTACAGAAAGAGACTGCTAAGAGTGATGAAAAAGCTAGAGTAGCAGGTGTATATCTAAATAGAATAAAATTAGGAATGCCTCTTCAAGCTGATCCAACTGTCGTATTCGCGAAGAAATTATATACAAATGACTTTAAACAAATCATCAAAAGAGTATATCTAAAAGATACGCAAATACCATCACCTTATAATACATATCAGAATGTAGGATTGCCTCCTGGGCCAATCTTTATGTCTGATCAATCAAGTATAGATGCAGTTCTAAATGCTGAACAACACGAGTATGTGTATTTCTGTGCAAGTGTAGATAAATTAGGATACCACGAGTTTGCTATTACTTTAGCACAACACAATGCTAATAGTAAAAAATACAGTGCGTGGCTTAACCAAGCAGGTATCAACTAA